A genomic window from Pseudomonas alcaligenes includes:
- a CDS encoding ATP-binding protein: MTFGRKWDIHTRTQLISVGPALLLTLLLTGLFTHSRLQDLRAEIDQTGQRVADQLAPAAEHGIAAGNPQALETLLRATLKTPHVRFLEVRDKAENILVYVERHGEDSTARVEVFHAPIEQAAANGTDEQYLGRVVVGMSDEAFTSRQQTILFKATVLALFALLLTFLLARQLARRLAGPIIEMGRALQAIKAGDYHTSLPETDTSELGDLARHINNLAAELAQASREQHSAMQQLIQTREQAEQASRAKSDFLAMMSHELRTPMNGVLGMLQLLETTEMTGEQAEYAALATESTEHLLKVINDILDFSRIERGALELERIPFNLLELLQGSIQVFQHSAQQRGLYLRLENQAGLEDFEVQGDPTRIRQILVNLLGNALKFTEEGGIRIETRWQPLDNEVLWFTCAVHDSGIGIAPQRLEHMFDAFQQADTSISRRYGGTGLGLSIARTLAERMGGTLHASSQEGVGSVFTLEIPLPFSPRHSIAMPSPEDDSQSGDGQEVLLVEDNPVNQTVIEAMLRSLGYRVTLVGDGAQAVGSFDAQRFAAVLMDCRLPVMDGYEATRQIRRLHPHGGTPIIALTANALQGDREACLQAGMNDYLAKPFKRADLERILLRWLGKRTTAGAGMLESGE, translated from the coding sequence ATGACCTTCGGCCGCAAGTGGGACATCCACACCCGCACCCAACTGATCAGCGTCGGCCCGGCCCTGCTGCTGACCCTGCTGTTGACCGGCCTGTTCACCCACTCGCGGCTGCAGGACCTGCGCGCGGAAATCGACCAGACCGGCCAGCGGGTGGCCGACCAGCTGGCGCCGGCCGCCGAGCACGGGATCGCCGCCGGCAACCCGCAGGCCCTGGAGACCCTGCTGCGCGCCACCCTGAAGACCCCGCACGTACGCTTCCTGGAAGTGCGCGACAAGGCCGAGAACATCCTGGTCTACGTCGAGCGGCATGGCGAGGACAGCACGGCACGCGTGGAAGTGTTCCACGCCCCCATCGAGCAGGCAGCGGCGAACGGCACCGATGAGCAGTACCTGGGTCGGGTGGTGGTCGGCATGTCCGACGAGGCCTTCACCAGCCGCCAGCAGACCATCCTGTTCAAGGCCACGGTGCTGGCCCTGTTCGCCCTGCTGCTGACCTTCCTGCTGGCACGCCAGCTGGCGCGGCGCCTGGCCGGCCCGATCATCGAGATGGGACGGGCGCTGCAGGCAATCAAGGCTGGCGACTACCACACCAGCCTGCCGGAAACCGACACCAGCGAACTGGGCGATCTGGCGCGGCACATCAACAACCTGGCGGCCGAGCTCGCCCAGGCCAGCCGCGAGCAGCACAGCGCCATGCAGCAGCTGATCCAGACCCGCGAGCAGGCCGAACAGGCCAGCCGCGCCAAGTCGGACTTCCTGGCCATGATGAGCCACGAGCTGCGCACCCCGATGAACGGCGTGCTGGGCATGCTGCAGCTGCTGGAAACCACCGAGATGACCGGCGAGCAGGCCGAATACGCGGCCCTGGCCACCGAGTCCACCGAACACCTGCTCAAGGTGATCAACGACATCCTCGACTTCTCGCGCATCGAGCGCGGCGCCCTGGAACTGGAGCGCATCCCCTTCAACCTGCTGGAGCTGCTGCAGGGCTCGATCCAGGTGTTCCAGCACAGCGCGCAGCAGCGCGGCCTCTACCTGCGCCTGGAGAACCAGGCCGGTCTGGAGGACTTCGAGGTGCAGGGCGACCCGACGCGCATCCGCCAGATCCTGGTCAACCTGCTGGGCAACGCGCTGAAGTTCACCGAGGAAGGCGGCATCCGCATCGAAACGCGCTGGCAGCCGCTGGACAACGAGGTACTGTGGTTCACCTGCGCCGTGCACGACAGCGGCATCGGCATCGCCCCGCAGCGCCTGGAGCACATGTTCGACGCCTTCCAGCAGGCCGATACCTCGATCTCGCGGCGCTACGGCGGCACCGGCCTCGGCCTGTCGATCGCCCGCACCCTGGCCGAGCGCATGGGCGGCACCCTGCACGCCAGCAGCCAGGAAGGCGTGGGTTCGGTCTTCACCCTGGAAATCCCCCTGCCCTTCAGCCCGCGCCACAGTATTGCCATGCCCTCGCCCGAGGACGACAGCCAGTCCGGCGACGGCCAGGAAGTGCTGCTGGTGGAGGACAACCCGGTCAACCAGACGGTGATCGAGGCCATGCTGCGCAGCCTCGGCTACCGGGTGACCCTGGTCGGCGATGGTGCCCAGGCGGTCGGCAGCTTCGACGCACAGCGCTTCGCCGCCGTGCTGATGGACTGCCGCCTGCCGGTGATGGACGGCTACGAGGCCACGCGGCAGATCCGCCGCCTGCACCCGCACGGCGGCACGCCGATCATCGCCCTTACCGCCAACGCCCTGCAGGGTGACCGCGAGGCCTGCCTGCAGGCCGGGATGAACGACTACCTGGCCAAACCCTTCAAGCGCGCCGATCTGGAGCGCATCTTGCTGCGCTGGCTGGGCAAGCGCACCACCGCCGGCGCAGGAATGCTAGAGTCGGGCGAGTGA
- a CDS encoding AMP-binding protein — translation MASAVRLPLEVFFERESRHPNKTYLIQPLGAGQVEQLTWAEVGEQARRAASWLRSLELEQGSKIAIISKNCAHWIVADLAIWMAGHVSVPLYPNLTAESVRQVLEHAEARVAFIGKLDDWPAMAPGVPEQVTTVALPLHPHGRYDRTWQDLQVCAPIQDTPRPRAEQLATIIYTSGTTGMPKGVMHNFGNFGFTASHATELFGVREDDRVLSYLPLCHVAERMFVELNSLYSGLTVYFAESLDTFLDDLRRARPTVFFGVPRIWTKFQMGVYSKMPARKLDFLLSIPLLGRLIGRKVLRGLGLDAVRYALSGAAPVPEALLNWYRRLGLELQEVYGMTENCGYSHVCRPGKFKQGWIGQNNPGVEVRISEVGEVLVRSGSTMQGYYKEPGKTAETLTEDGFLRTGDKGEQDAEGNLRLTGRIKEIFKTSKGKYVAPAPIENRLAVHSHIEQVCVVGDGLPQPLALCVLSEAGRKEPREQLEGSLKRLLEETNLALDKHEQLNGLVLVPEVWAVDNGFLTPTLKIKRASVENAYGPHFDAWGQRREGVVWHQQAG, via the coding sequence GTGGCCAGTGCAGTCCGTTTGCCGCTCGAAGTGTTTTTCGAGCGCGAGTCGCGTCACCCGAACAAGACCTACCTGATCCAGCCCCTCGGCGCCGGACAGGTGGAGCAGCTGACCTGGGCCGAAGTGGGCGAGCAGGCCCGGCGTGCGGCGAGTTGGCTGCGCAGTCTGGAGCTGGAGCAGGGCAGCAAGATCGCCATCATTTCCAAGAACTGTGCGCACTGGATAGTCGCCGACCTGGCCATCTGGATGGCCGGGCACGTGTCGGTGCCGCTCTATCCCAACCTCACCGCCGAGTCGGTGCGCCAGGTGCTGGAGCATGCCGAGGCCAGGGTGGCCTTCATCGGCAAGCTCGACGACTGGCCGGCCATGGCTCCCGGCGTGCCGGAGCAGGTCACCACCGTGGCCCTGCCGTTGCACCCGCACGGTCGCTACGACCGCACCTGGCAGGACCTGCAGGTCTGTGCGCCGATTCAGGACACCCCCAGGCCGCGCGCCGAGCAGCTCGCCACCATCATCTACACCTCCGGTACTACCGGCATGCCCAAGGGCGTGATGCACAACTTCGGCAACTTCGGCTTCACCGCCAGCCACGCCACCGAGCTGTTCGGCGTGCGCGAGGACGACCGGGTGCTGTCCTACCTGCCGCTGTGCCACGTGGCCGAGCGCATGTTCGTCGAGCTCAATTCGCTGTACAGCGGGCTGACCGTGTACTTCGCCGAGAGCCTGGATACCTTCCTCGACGACCTGCGCCGCGCCCGTCCCACGGTGTTCTTCGGCGTGCCGCGGATCTGGACCAAGTTCCAGATGGGCGTCTATTCCAAGATGCCGGCCAGGAAACTGGACTTCCTGCTATCCATCCCGCTGCTCGGTCGCCTGATCGGGCGCAAGGTGCTGCGTGGCCTGGGCCTGGACGCGGTGCGCTACGCGCTGTCCGGCGCCGCGCCGGTGCCCGAGGCACTGCTCAACTGGTATCGCCGCCTGGGCCTGGAGCTGCAGGAGGTCTACGGCATGACCGAGAACTGCGGCTATTCCCACGTGTGCCGCCCCGGCAAGTTCAAGCAGGGCTGGATCGGCCAGAACAACCCGGGCGTCGAGGTGCGCATCAGCGAGGTGGGCGAGGTGCTGGTGCGCAGCGGCTCGACCATGCAGGGCTACTACAAGGAGCCGGGCAAGACCGCCGAGACGCTGACCGAGGATGGCTTCCTGCGCACCGGCGACAAGGGCGAGCAGGATGCCGAGGGCAATCTGCGCCTGACCGGGCGGATCAAGGAAATCTTCAAGACCAGCAAGGGCAAGTACGTGGCCCCGGCGCCGATCGAAAACCGCCTGGCGGTGCACAGCCATATCGAACAGGTCTGCGTGGTCGGTGACGGCCTGCCGCAGCCGCTGGCCCTGTGCGTGCTCTCCGAGGCCGGGCGCAAGGAGCCGCGCGAGCAGCTGGAGGGCAGCCTCAAGCGCCTGCTGGAGGAAACCAACCTGGCCCTGGACAAGCACGAGCAGCTCAACGGCCTGGTGCTGGTGCCCGAGGTCTGGGCGGTGGACAACGGCTTCCTGACGCCGACCCTGAAGATCAAGCGGGCTTCGGTGGAGAACGCCTATGGCCCGCACTTCGATGCCTGGGGGCAGCGCCGCGAAGGGGTGGTTTGGCATCAGCAGGCCGGCTGA
- a CDS encoding molybdopterin-dependent oxidoreductase: MPEATLQTTAATCCYCGVGCGVLIEHDGEKILGVQGDPSHPANFGRLCSKGSSLHLTGDLDARALSPELRLGKNLARARTDWDSALDHAASVFAETIREHGPDSVAFYISGQLLTEDYYAFNKLARALVGTNNIDSNSRLCMSSAVVGYKRSLGADAPPCSYEDIEQADCLLIAGSNMAYAHPILFRRLEAAKAARPEMKIIVVDPRRTDTCELADLHLAIAPGTDVALFHGLLHLLLANGDYDPAYIDAHTEGFEALRGLAADYPPSEVARLCGIDESELRRAAELIGQSPAFLSLWCMGLNQSSAGSAKNSALINLHLATGQIGRVGAGPFSLTGQPNAMGGRETGSLSNLLPGHREAANPEHRAEVARYWGVDSLPETPGLSAVELFEAVRAGKIKALWIACTNPAQSLPDQQKIHEALARCPFVVVQEAFFTTETCHYADLLLPAASWGEKEGSVTNSERRISHVRRAVPAPAEARPDWAIVCDFARRLEQLQRPGLPSLFAFLDAEMLFEEYKHLTQGRDLDLSGLSYAILDDQGPQQWPFPAGARQGTARLYGNGLFPTASGRAQFVADPYRPAQERPVADFPLLLNTGRLRDQWHGMSRTGTAARLFGHAPEAVLGLHPDELARRGLQSGELIRLRSRRGGLILPVQADDSLQAGQAYLPMHWGDRFLKGLGTNVLTQSAFDPLSKQPELKLSAVQVERAELPWQFFALVEGDVQRRFTALRPLFERFAYASLAPTGREQRPALLLKAAATTAPDAELLAQIDALLGLDQGPVMAYDDPRRGVGKRLRTEGGRIVAVRLAGEIAARDWLKGLWEQGSSDAELRRWLLAPLPTPPGGGLKASKVLCNCMNVSQDAVCAGIERGLDLDGLKRELKCGTSCGSCVPEIKRLLATRVAAIAVQA; the protein is encoded by the coding sequence GTGCCTGAAGCGACCCTGCAAACCACAGCAGCCACCTGCTGCTACTGCGGCGTCGGCTGCGGCGTGCTGATCGAGCACGATGGCGAGAAGATCCTCGGCGTGCAGGGCGACCCCAGCCACCCGGCCAACTTCGGCCGCCTGTGCAGCAAGGGCTCGTCCCTGCACCTGACCGGCGACCTCGACGCCCGCGCCCTCTCCCCCGAGCTGCGCCTGGGCAAGAATCTCGCCCGCGCCCGCACCGACTGGGACAGCGCCCTCGACCACGCCGCCAGCGTATTCGCCGAGACCATCCGCGAGCACGGCCCGGACAGCGTCGCCTTCTACATCTCCGGCCAGCTGCTGACCGAGGACTACTACGCCTTCAACAAGCTGGCCCGCGCCCTGGTCGGCACCAACAATATCGACAGCAACTCGCGCCTGTGCATGAGCTCGGCGGTGGTCGGCTACAAGCGCAGCCTGGGCGCCGACGCCCCGCCCTGCAGCTACGAGGACATCGAGCAGGCCGACTGCCTGCTGATCGCCGGCAGCAACATGGCCTATGCCCACCCGATCCTGTTCCGCCGCCTGGAAGCGGCCAAGGCCGCGCGGCCCGAAATGAAGATCATCGTGGTCGACCCGCGCCGCACCGATACCTGCGAGCTGGCCGACCTGCATCTGGCCATCGCCCCGGGCACCGACGTGGCGCTGTTCCACGGCCTGCTGCACCTGCTGCTGGCCAACGGCGACTACGACCCGGCCTATATCGACGCCCACACCGAGGGCTTCGAGGCCCTGCGCGGGCTGGCCGCCGACTACCCGCCGAGCGAAGTGGCGCGCCTGTGCGGCATCGACGAGAGCGAGCTGCGCCGCGCCGCCGAGCTGATCGGTCAATCGCCGGCCTTCCTCTCGCTGTGGTGCATGGGCCTCAACCAGTCCAGCGCCGGCAGTGCCAAGAACAGCGCCCTGATCAACCTGCACCTGGCCACGGGACAGATAGGCCGGGTCGGCGCCGGCCCCTTCTCCCTCACCGGCCAGCCCAACGCCATGGGCGGCCGCGAGACCGGCAGCCTGTCCAACCTGCTGCCTGGCCACCGGGAGGCGGCCAACCCCGAGCACCGCGCCGAAGTGGCCCGTTACTGGGGCGTGGACAGCCTGCCGGAAACCCCGGGGCTCAGCGCCGTGGAACTGTTCGAGGCGGTGCGCGCCGGCAAGATCAAGGCCCTGTGGATCGCCTGCACCAACCCCGCGCAGTCGCTGCCGGACCAGCAGAAGATCCACGAGGCCCTGGCGCGGTGCCCCTTCGTGGTGGTGCAGGAAGCCTTCTTCACCACCGAGACCTGCCACTACGCCGACCTTCTGCTCCCGGCCGCCAGCTGGGGCGAAAAAGAAGGCAGCGTGACCAACTCCGAGCGGCGCATCAGCCATGTGCGCCGCGCCGTGCCAGCGCCCGCAGAGGCGCGGCCGGACTGGGCGATCGTCTGCGACTTCGCCCGTCGCCTGGAACAACTGCAACGCCCCGGCCTGCCAAGCCTGTTCGCCTTCCTCGACGCGGAAATGCTGTTCGAGGAGTACAAGCACCTGACCCAGGGACGCGACCTGGACCTCTCCGGTCTCAGCTACGCCATCCTGGACGACCAAGGTCCGCAACAATGGCCCTTCCCGGCCGGCGCCCGCCAGGGCACCGCGCGTCTGTACGGGAACGGCCTCTTCCCCACCGCCAGCGGCCGCGCACAGTTCGTCGCCGACCCTTACCGGCCGGCCCAGGAACGCCCGGTGGCGGACTTCCCCCTGCTGCTCAACACCGGCCGCCTGCGCGACCAGTGGCACGGCATGAGCCGCACCGGCACCGCCGCACGGCTGTTCGGCCACGCGCCGGAAGCGGTGCTCGGCCTGCACCCGGACGAGCTGGCGCGGCGCGGCCTGCAGTCCGGCGAGCTGATCCGGCTGCGCAGCCGGCGCGGCGGCCTGATCCTGCCGGTGCAGGCCGACGACAGCCTGCAAGCGGGCCAGGCCTACCTGCCGATGCACTGGGGCGACCGTTTCCTCAAGGGTCTGGGCACCAACGTGCTGACCCAGTCGGCCTTCGACCCGCTGTCCAAGCAGCCGGAGCTGAAGCTCAGCGCCGTGCAGGTCGAGCGCGCCGAGCTGCCCTGGCAGTTCTTCGCCCTGGTCGAGGGCGACGTGCAGCGCCGCTTCACCGCCCTGCGCCCGCTGTTCGAGCGTTTCGCCTACGCCAGCCTGGCGCCCACCGGCCGCGAACAGCGACCGGCCCTGCTGCTCAAGGCCGCCGCCACGACGGCGCCGGACGCCGAGCTGCTGGCGCAGATCGACGCCCTGCTCGGCCTCGACCAGGGCCCGGTGATGGCCTACGACGACCCCCGGCGCGGCGTGGGCAAGCGCCTACGCACCGAGGGCGGGCGCATCGTCGCCGTGCGCCTGGCCGGCGAGATTGCCGCCCGCGACTGGCTCAAGGGCCTGTGGGAACAGGGCAGCAGTGACGCCGAGCTGCGCCGCTGGCTGCTGGCTCCGCTGCCGACGCCGCCGGGCGGCGGCCTCAAGGCCAGCAAGGTGCTGTGCAACTGCATGAACGTCAGCCAGGACGCGGTATGCGCCGGAATCGAACGCGGCCTGGACCTGGACGGCCTCAAGCGCGAGCTGAAATGCGGCACCAGCTGCGGCTCGTGCGTGCCGGAAATCAAGCGACTGCTGGCCACCCGCGTGGCGGCCATCGCCGTGCAAGCCTGA
- the fabA gene encoding 3-hydroxyacyl-[acyl-carrier-protein] dehydratase FabA, producing the protein MTQQNAYTREELLACSRGELFGPGNAQLPAPNMLMIDRIVHISETGGKYGKGEIVAELDINPDLWFFACHFEGDPVMPGCLGLDAMWQLVGFYLGWQGNPGRGRALGSGEVKFFGQVLPTAKKITYNIHIKRTINRSLILGIADGSVAVDGREIYSAEGLRVGLFTSTDSF; encoded by the coding sequence ATGACCCAGCAAAACGCCTATACCCGGGAAGAATTGCTCGCCTGCAGCCGCGGCGAACTGTTTGGCCCAGGTAATGCGCAGTTGCCCGCCCCCAATATGCTGATGATCGACCGCATCGTGCACATCAGCGAGACCGGCGGCAAATACGGCAAAGGCGAGATCGTCGCCGAACTCGATATCAATCCCGACCTGTGGTTCTTCGCCTGCCACTTCGAGGGCGACCCGGTGATGCCCGGCTGCCTGGGCCTCGACGCCATGTGGCAGCTGGTTGGCTTCTACCTCGGCTGGCAGGGCAACCCCGGCCGCGGCCGCGCCCTCGGCTCGGGCGAGGTGAAGTTCTTCGGCCAGGTCCTGCCGACCGCCAAGAAGATCACCTACAACATCCACATCAAGCGCACCATCAATCGCTCGCTGATCCTCGGCATCGCCGACGGCAGCGTGGCCGTCGATGGCCGCGAGATCTACAGCGCCGAAGGCCTCCGCGTCGGCCTGTTCACCTCTACCGACAGTTTCTGA
- a CDS encoding DUF4389 domain-containing protein yields the protein MSDESKELERESIGLRIVWMVIFAIVWQLAEIVLAGVVLLQLGYRLFYGAPNAGLQGFGDSLSQYLQQIGRFGTFNSEEKPWPFADWPTPRAPQDNEPHSIPPAPHPVRDEEPKL from the coding sequence ATGAGCGACGAAAGCAAGGAACTGGAGCGCGAGTCCATCGGCCTGCGCATTGTCTGGATGGTGATCTTCGCCATCGTCTGGCAGCTGGCGGAAATCGTGCTCGCCGGCGTGGTCTTGCTGCAGCTGGGCTACCGCCTGTTCTACGGTGCGCCCAACGCTGGCCTGCAAGGCTTCGGCGATAGCCTCAGCCAGTACCTGCAGCAGATCGGCCGCTTCGGCACCTTCAACAGCGAGGAGAAGCCCTGGCCCTTCGCCGACTGGCCGACCCCGCGCGCACCGCAGGACAACGAACCGCACAGCATCCCGCCGGCGCCGCACCCGGTGCGCGACGAAGAGCCCAAGCTGTGA
- the sixA gene encoding phosphohistidine phosphatase SixA, whose amino-acid sequence MKLWLLRHGEAEPRARSDAERALTERGRKEVRKSAERLRGQALAHILVSPYRRAQQSAELVREALGLSLPLTTVDWATPDDSPRNAVLQLDQYAGDCLLVSHNPLLGSLGGLLVHGYLQEPLALHTASLVELEGESSVPGLMTLKSLYHPH is encoded by the coding sequence GTGAAACTCTGGCTGCTGCGCCATGGCGAGGCCGAGCCGCGTGCGCGTAGCGACGCGGAGCGGGCGCTGACCGAGCGTGGCCGCAAGGAAGTGCGCAAGAGCGCCGAACGCCTGCGTGGCCAGGCGCTCGCGCATATCCTGGTCAGCCCCTACCGGCGCGCCCAGCAGAGCGCCGAGCTGGTGCGCGAGGCGCTTGGCCTGAGTCTGCCGCTGACCACGGTGGACTGGGCCACCCCCGACGACTCGCCGCGCAACGCCGTGCTGCAGCTCGACCAGTACGCGGGCGACTGCCTGCTGGTCAGCCACAACCCGCTGCTCGGCAGCCTCGGCGGTCTGCTGGTGCATGGCTATCTGCAGGAACCCCTGGCATTGCACACCGCCAGCCTGGTCGAGCTGGAAGGCGAGTCGAGCGTGCCCGGCCTGATGACGCTCAAGAGCCTGTATCACCCCCACTAG
- a CDS encoding trans-aconitate 2-methyltransferase, translated as MNRDAYNKVAQQWGEARSGFFKNERHYLDTLLAPLPPGSTVLDLGCGTGRPMAEQVVASGHRVIGVDQSEAMLEQARRRLPDQCWLLSPMEHYVPDRDFQAAIIWDSIFHLPRCEHAGILQRVVERLPGGGRLMLTVGGSSHPAFTDFMFGVEFFYDSNLPEETEQILRDCGCRLLIGEFMNLPDGARNKGRYAIVAEKC; from the coding sequence ATGAACCGCGATGCCTACAACAAGGTCGCCCAGCAGTGGGGCGAGGCGCGCTCGGGCTTCTTCAAGAACGAGCGCCACTACCTGGACACGCTGCTGGCTCCGCTGCCGCCGGGTTCCACCGTCCTCGACCTGGGCTGCGGCACGGGGCGGCCGATGGCCGAGCAGGTGGTCGCCAGCGGCCATCGGGTGATCGGTGTGGACCAGTCCGAGGCGATGCTCGAGCAGGCCCGCCGGCGCCTGCCGGACCAGTGCTGGCTGCTGTCGCCGATGGAGCACTACGTGCCGGACCGGGACTTCCAGGCGGCGATCATCTGGGACTCGATCTTTCACCTGCCGCGCTGCGAGCATGCGGGGATCCTGCAGCGGGTCGTCGAGCGGCTGCCCGGTGGCGGCCGGCTGATGCTGACGGTGGGCGGCTCCAGCCATCCGGCGTTCACCGACTTCATGTTCGGCGTGGAATTCTTCTACGACTCCAACCTGCCGGAAGAGACCGAACAGATCCTGCGCGATTGTGGCTGCCGGCTGCTGATCGGTGAGTTCATGAACCTGCCTGACGGCGCTCGCAACAAGGGCCGCTACGCGATAGTCGCGGAAAAGTGCTGA
- the cobA gene encoding uroporphyrinogen-III C-methyltransferase, which translates to MSAKVWLVGAGPGDPELLTLKAVRALNRAEIVMIDDLVNPAVLEHCPAARVVPVGKRGGCRSTPQAFIHRLMLRYARQGKCVVRLKGGDPCIFGRGSEEADWLAAHGIEVEMVNGITAGLAGATQCGIPLTLRGVARGVTLVTAHTQDDSSLNWQALAQGGTTLVVYMGVAKLPEVRDSLLAGGMRADMPVAMIENASLPQQRECRSTLAGMQQTASDFALKSPAILVIGEVAAQQQIQALAEIA; encoded by the coding sequence ATGAGTGCAAAAGTCTGGCTGGTGGGCGCCGGCCCCGGCGACCCGGAACTACTGACCCTCAAGGCGGTGAGGGCCCTCAACCGGGCCGAGATCGTGATGATCGACGACCTGGTCAACCCGGCCGTGCTGGAACACTGCCCGGCGGCGCGTGTGGTGCCGGTGGGCAAGCGCGGCGGCTGCCGCTCCACGCCGCAGGCTTTCATCCACCGGCTGATGCTGCGCTATGCGCGCCAGGGCAAGTGCGTGGTGCGTCTGAAGGGTGGCGACCCGTGCATCTTCGGCCGTGGCAGCGAGGAAGCCGACTGGCTGGCCGCGCATGGCATCGAGGTGGAGATGGTCAACGGCATCACCGCCGGCCTGGCCGGCGCCACCCAGTGCGGCATCCCCCTGACCCTGCGCGGCGTGGCCCGCGGCGTGACCCTGGTCACCGCCCACACCCAGGACGACAGCAGCCTGAACTGGCAAGCCCTGGCCCAGGGCGGCACCACCCTGGTGGTGTACATGGGCGTGGCCAAGCTGCCCGAGGTACGCGACAGCCTGCTGGCCGGCGGCATGCGCGCCGACATGCCGGTGGCGATGATTGAGAACGCCTCGCTGCCGCAGCAGCGCGAGTGCCGCAGCACCCTGGCCGGCATGCAGCAGACGGCCAGCGATTTTGCGCTGAAGAGCCCGGCGATCCTGGTGATCGGCGAGGTGGCGGCGCAGCAGCAGATTCAAGCTTTGGCAGAGATTGCCTGA
- a CDS encoding NAD(P)H-dependent glycerol-3-phosphate dehydrogenase, whose translation MTEQQPVAVLGGGSFGTAIANLLAANGQRVLQWMRDPEQAEAMRTQRENPRYLKGIKLLPGVEPVTDLPTTLAACELVFVAIPSSALRKALQPVAGLLAGKLLVSTTKGIEAEGFKLMSQILAEVAPQARIGVLSGPNLAREIAEHALTATVIASEDEELCQRVQSALHGRTFRVYASRDSFGVELGGALKNVYAIIAGMAVALGMGENTKSMLITRALAEMTRFAVKLGANPMTFLGLAGVGDLIVTCSSPKSRNFQVGHALGEGLSLEDAVARLGEVAEGVNTLKVLKHKAEELQVYMPLVAGLHAILFEGRTLEQVIQALMRGEPKTDVDFISPSGF comes from the coding sequence ATGACCGAGCAACAACCCGTTGCAGTACTGGGTGGCGGCAGCTTCGGCACCGCCATCGCCAATCTCCTGGCCGCCAACGGCCAGCGCGTCCTGCAGTGGATGCGCGACCCCGAGCAGGCCGAGGCCATGCGCACCCAGCGCGAGAACCCGCGCTACCTCAAGGGCATCAAGCTGCTGCCCGGGGTCGAGCCGGTAACCGACCTGCCGACCACCCTGGCTGCCTGCGAGCTGGTTTTCGTCGCCATTCCTTCCTCGGCGCTGCGCAAGGCGCTGCAACCGGTGGCCGGGCTGCTGGCCGGCAAGCTGCTGGTCAGCACCACCAAGGGCATCGAGGCCGAGGGCTTCAAGCTGATGAGCCAGATCCTCGCCGAAGTGGCGCCGCAGGCGCGCATCGGCGTGCTGTCCGGGCCCAACCTGGCGCGCGAGATCGCTGAGCATGCGCTGACCGCCACCGTCATCGCCAGCGAGGACGAGGAGCTCTGTCAGCGCGTGCAGTCGGCCCTGCACGGCCGCACCTTCCGCGTCTACGCCAGCCGCGACAGCTTCGGCGTGGAACTGGGCGGCGCGCTGAAGAACGTCTACGCCATCATCGCCGGCATGGCGGTGGCCCTGGGCATGGGCGAGAACACTAAGAGCATGCTGATCACCCGTGCCCTGGCCGAGATGACCCGCTTCGCCGTCAAGCTCGGCGCCAATCCCATGACCTTCCTCGGCCTGGCCGGCGTGGGCGACCTGATCGTCACCTGCTCCTCGCCCAAGAGCCGCAACTTCCAGGTCGGCCATGCCCTCGGCGAGGGCCTGAGTCTGGAGGATGCGGTGGCGCGCCTGGGCGAGGTGGCCGAGGGCGTCAACACCCTCAAGGTGCTCAAGCACAAGGCCGAGGAGTTGCAGGTCTACATGCCCCTGGTCGCCGGCTTGCATGCCATCCTGTTCGAGGGGCGTACCCTGGAACAGGTGATCCAGGCGCTGATGCGCGGCGAGCCGAAGACCGACGTGGACTTCATTTCCCCCAGCGGATTCTGA